A window of the Mus pahari chromosome 1, PAHARI_EIJ_v1.1, whole genome shotgun sequence genome harbors these coding sequences:
- the Pcnx3 gene encoding pecanex-like protein 3 isoform X3: protein MGSQVLQILRQGVWASLTGGWFFDPHQSTFSNCFHLYVWIFLLIFPFLLYMVLPPSLMVAGVYCLVVAVIFATIKTVNYRLHAMFDQGEIVEKRNSTMGEQEEEGAQGESSLPRDPGVEMTVFRKVSSTPPVRCSSQHSVFGFNQVSELLPRMEDSGPLRDIKELVREQGSNNVIVTSADREMLKLSSQEKLIGDLPQTPPGVVPDPSLPSTDSSERSPMAGDGVPWGGSGVADTPMSPLLKGSLSQELSKSFLTLTRPDRALVRTSSRREQCRGTGGYQPLDRRGSGDPMPQKAGSSDSCFSGTDRETLSSFKSEKTNSTHLDSPPGGHAPEGSDTDPPSEAELPASPDAGVPSDDTLRSFDTVIGAGTPPGQTEPLLVVRPKDLALLRPSKRRPPMRGHSPPGRTPRQPLLEGSGFFEDEDTSEGSELSPASSLRSQRRYSTDSSSSTSCYSPESSQGAAGGPRKRRAPHGAEEGTAVPPKRPYGTQRTPSTASAKTHARVLSMDGAGGDVLRAPLAGSKAELEAQPVMELAAGEPAVLPPEARRGPAANQPGWRGELQEEGAVGGAPEETGQRECTSNVRRAQAIRRRHNAGSNPTPPASVMGSPPSSLQEAQRGRAASHSRALTLPSALHFASSLLLTRAGPNVHEASNFDDTSEGAVHYFYDESGVRRSYTFGLAGGGYENPVSQPGEQAANGTWDRHSHSSSFHSADVPEATGGLNLLQPRPVVLQGMQVRRVPLEIPEDSLHESQEQTLMEEAPPRAQHSYKYWFLPGRWTSVRYERLALLALLDRTRGIMENIFGVGLSSLVAFLGYLLLLKGFFTDIWVFQFCLVIASCQYSLLKSVQPDAASPMHGHNWVIAYSRPVYFCICCLLIWLLDTLGTAQPFPPVSLYGLTLFSASFFFCARDVATVFTLCFPFVFLLGLLPQVNTCLMYLLEQIDMHGFGGTAATSPLTAVFSLMRSLLAAALLYGFCLGAIKTPWPEQHVPVLFSVFCGLLVAMSYHLSRQSSDPTVLWSLVRSKLFPELEERSLETARVEPPDPLPEKMRQSVREVLHSDLVMCVVIAVLTFAISASTVFIALKSVLGFVLYALAGAVGFFTHYLLPQLRKQLPWFCLSQPVLKPLEYSQYEVRGAAQVMWFEKLYAGLQCVEKYLIYPAVVLNALTVDAHTVVSHPDKFCLYCRALLMTVAGLKLLRSAFCCPPQQYLTLAFTVLLFHFDYPRLSQGFLLDYFLMSLLCSKLWDLLYKLRFVLTYIAPWQITWGSAFHAFAQPFAVPHSAMLFLQALLSGLFSTPLNPLLGSAVFIMSYARPLKFWERDYNTKRVDHSNTRLVTQLDRNPGADDNNLNSIFYEHLTRSLQHTLCGDLVLGRWGNYGPGDCFVLASDYLNALVHLIEVGNGLVTFQLRGLEFRGTYCQQREVEAITEGVEEDEGCCCCEPGHLPRVLSFNAAFGQRWLAWEVTASKYVLEGYSISDNNAASMLQVFDLRKILVTYYVKSIIYYVSRSPKLETWLNHEGIAAALRPVRALGYADSDPTFSLSVDEDYDLRLSGLSLPSFCAVHLEWIQYCASRRSQPVDQDWNSPLVTLCFGLCVLGRRALGTASHSMSASLEPFLYGLHALFKGDFRITSPRDEWVFADMDLLHRVVAPGVRMALKLHQDHFTSPDEYEEPAALYDAIAANEERLVISHEGDPAWRSAILSNTPSLLALRHVMDDASDEYKIIMLNRRHLSFRVIKVNRECVRGLWAGQQQELVFLRNRNPERGSIQNAKQALRNMINSSCDQPLGYPIYVSPLTTSLAGSHPQLRALWGGPVSLGAIARWLLHSWERLHKGCGAGCNSGGNVDDSDCGGGGGLTSLSNNPPLAHPTPENTAGSSEQPLPPGPSWGPRPSLSGSGDGRPPALLQWPPPRLPGPPPASPAPTEGPRPSRPPGPGLLSSEGPSGKWSLGGRKGLGGSDGEPASGSPKGGTPKSQAPLDLSLSPDVSSEASPARTTQDLPCLDSSAPEGCTPSGAPGDWPVPAEERESPAAQPLLEHQY, encoded by the exons ATGGGGTCTCAGGTGTTGCAGATCCTGCGCCAGGGGGTGTGGGCCTCGCTCACTGGCGGATGGTTCTTCGATCCGCATCAGAGCACATTCTCCAACTGCTTCCATCTCTATGTCTGGATCTTCTTGCTCATCTTTCCCTTCTTGCTGTACATG GTCCTGCCCCCCAGCCTGATGGTAGCTGGAGTGTACTGCCTGGTGGTAGCTGTCATCTTTGCTACCATCAAGACTGTGAACTATCGCCTGCATGCCATGTTCGACCAGGGCGAGATTGTGGAGAAACGCAACTCTACCATgggggagcaggaagaagagggtgCCCAGGGGGAGAGCAGTCTCCCCAG GGACCCTGGTGTGGAGATGACGGTGTTCCGGAAAGTGAGCTCCACGCCCCCTGTACGCTGCAGTTCCCAGCATTCTGTGTTTGGCTTCAACCAGGTTTCG GAGTTGCTGCCCCGGATGGAGGATTCTGGACCCCTCAGAG ACATCAAGGAGCTGGTACGGGAGCAGGGCAGCAACAACGTGATTGTGACCTCTGCCGATCGAGAGATGCTGAAGCTCAGCTCCCAAGAGAAACTGA TTGGAGACCTTCCCCAGACACCCCCAGGGGTTGTCCCAGACCCCTCTCTCCCCAGTACGGATTCTTCCGAGCGTTCTCCCATGGCTGGAGATGGTGTCCCCTGGGGTGGGAGCGGTGTGGCTGACACTCCCATGAGCCCTTTACTGAAAGGGAGCCTCAGCCAGGAGCTAAGCAAGAGCTTTCTGACCCTGACCCGGCCTGACCGGGCCCTAGTGAGGACCAGTAGTCGGCGGGAACAATGTCGGGGAACTGGAGGCTACCAGCCCCTGGACCGGAGGGGCTCAGGTGACCCCATGCCCCAGAAAGCTGGCTCTTCAGATTCCTGCTTCAGTGGCACTGACAGGGAGACTCTGAGCAGCTTCAAGAGTGAGAAGACTAACTCTACGCACCTCGACAGTCCCCCTGGTGGGCATGCCCCCGAGGGCAGCGACACAGACCCGCCTTCTGAGGCTGAGCTGCCTGCCTCCCCAGACGCTGGGGTCCCCTCAGATGATACACTTCGTTCCTTTGACACAGTCATTGGAGCAGGGACACCACCGGGCCAGACAGAGCCGCTCCTGGTTGTGCGGCCCAAGGACTTGGCACTGCTTCGGCCTAGCAAGCGGCGGCCCCCCATGCGAGGACATTCCCCACCTGGTCGTACCCCAAGACAGCCCTTGCTTGAGGGCTCGGGCTTCTTTGAAGATGAAGATACCAGTGAAGGTAGTGAGCTGAGTCCAGCATCCAGTCTCCGGTCTCAGCGCCGCTATAGCACTGATAGCTCCTCGTCTACTTCTTGCTACTCCCCCGAGAGCTCCCAGGGTGCGGCAGGGGGTCCTCGGAAGCGGCGGGCCCCTCATGGGGCTGAAGAAGGAACTGCTGTGCCCCCTAAGCGACCCTATGGGACCCAGCGGACGCCCAGTACTGCCAGTGCCAAAACTCATGCCCGTGTGTTGAGCATGGATGGGGCAGGGGGTGATGTCTTACGGGCGCCCCTGGCAGGCTCCAAAGCTGAGCTGGAGGCCCAGCCAGTGATGGAGCTGGCTGCTGGGGAGCCTGCTGTGCTGCCTCCTGAAGCCCGCAGGGGACCTGCTGCCAACCAGCCTGGCTGGCGGGGGGAGCTGCAGGAGGAAGGTGCTGTGGGGGGAG CACCTGAGGAAACAGGTCAGCGGGAATGCACAAGCAACGTGAGGAGGGCTCAAGCTATCCGGAGACGACACAATGCAGGCAGCAACCCTACGCCTCCAGCCTCAGTCATGGGCTCGCCACCTAG CAGCCTGCAGGAGGCTCAGCGGGGCCGGGCTGCTTCCCACTCCAGGGCACTGactctgccttctgctctgcactttgccTCCTCCCTGTTGCTCACCCGAGCTGGCCCCAATGTCCATGAAGCCAGCAATTTTGATGACACTTCTGAGGGTGCTGTGCACTATTTCTACGACGAGAGCG GTGTACGGCGGTCGTATACCTTTGGCTTAGCTGGAGGTGGATACGAGAACCCTGTGAGTCAGCCAGGCGAGCAGGCAGCCAATGGAACCTG GGACCGTCACTCACATTCCTCCAGCTTCCACTCAGCTGATGTGCCTGAAGCCACAGGAGGCTTGAACCTGTTGCAACCAAGGCCAGTGGTTCTTCAGGGTATGCAGGTGCGCAGGGTGCCCCTGGAAATCCCAGAG GACTCCCTGCACGAATCCCAGGAGCAGACACTGATGGAAGAGGCACCACCCCGGGCCCAGCACAGCTACAAGTACTGGTTTCTTCCTGGCCGTTGGACCTCTGTGCGCTACGAGCGGCTGGCCCTGCTAGCTCTGTTGGACCG GACACGTGGGATAATGGAGAACATTTTCGGTGTTGGATTGAGCAGCCTGGTTGCCTTCCTGGGATACCTGTTACTGCTCAAGGGCTTCTTCACTGACATCTGGGTCTTCCAGTTCTGTCTGGTCATCGCCTCCTGTCAGTACTCCCTGCTCAAG AGCGTGCAGCCTGATGCAGCATCCCCCATGCAC GGCCATAACTGGGTGATTGCGTACAGCCGGCCTGTCTACTTCTGTATCTGCTGTCTACTCATCTGGCTGCTGGACACCCTGGGGACCGCTCAGCCCTTCCCACCTGTCTCTCTGTACGGCCTCAcgctcttctctgcctctttcttcttttgtgccCGAGATGTGGCCACTG TGTTCACCTTATGCTTCCCGTTCGTCTTCCTCCTGGGCCTCCTGCCCCAGGTCAACACCTGCCTCATGTACCTCCTGGAGCAGATAGACATGCATGGCTTTGGAGGCACAG CTGCCACCAGCCCACTCACTGCGGTCTTCAGCCTCATGCGAAGCCTGCTGGCTGCTGCCCTGCTTTATGGCTTCTGCCTTGGGGCCATCAAG ACACCTTGGCCAGAGCAGCACGTCCCTGTCCTCTTCTCAGTCTTCTGTGGCCTCCTGGTGGCGATGTCCTACCATCTGAGCCGGCAGAGCAGCGACCCCACCGTTCTCTG GTCCCTAGTCCGGAGTAAGCTCTTCCCTGAGCTAGAGGAGCGGAGCCTAGAGACAGCCCGGGTTGAACCCCCAGACCCACTGCCAGAGAAGATGCGTCAGTCAGTG CGAGAAGTCTTGCACTCCGACCTGGTGATGTGTGTGGTGATTGCCGTGCTCACCTTTGCCATCAGTGCCAGCACCGTCTTCATTGCCCTGAAG TCAGTTCTGGGCTTCGTGTTGTATGCGCTGGCAGGAGCTGTGGGCTTCTTCACGCATTACCTGCTGCCGCAGCTCCGCAAACAGCTCCCCTGGTTCTGCCTCTCACAGCCTGTGCTGAAGCCACTGGAGTACAGCCAGTATGAAGTGCGAG GCGCTGCCCAGGTGATGTGGTTTGAGAAGCTCTATGCTGGCCTGCAGTGTGTTGAGAAGTACCTCATCTACCCTGCTGTGGTTCTCAACGCTCTCACAGTGGATGCCCACACAGTCGTCAGCCACCCAGACAAATTCTGCCTCTA CTGCCGGGCCTTGCTAATGACTGTGGCGGGGCTGAAGCTGCTGCGCTCGGCCTTCTGTTGCCCACCCCAGCAGTACTTGACCTTGGCCTTCActgtcctcctcttccacttcGACTACCCGAGGCTCTCGCAGGGCTTCCTGCTTGACTACTTCCTCATGTCCCTGCTCTGCAGCAAG CTTTGGGACCTGCTGTACAAGCTGCGTTTTGTACTGACCTACATTGCACCATGGCAGATCACCTGGGGCTCAGCCTTCCATGCCTTTGCCCAGCCCTTCGCTGTACCAC ACTCAGCTATGCTGTTCCTTCAGGCCCTACTCTCAGGGCTCTTCTCTACCCCACTCAACCCCCTGCTGGGCAGTGCAGTCTTCATCATGTCCTACGCAAGGCCCCTCAAGTTCTGGGAGAGGGACTACAA CACTAAACGTGTGGACCATTCCAACACTCGCCTAGTGACACAGCTGGACCGGAACCCAG GCGCTGATGACAACAACCTCAACTCCATCTTCTATGAGCACTTGACGCGCTCGCTGCAGCACACGCTGTGTGGGGATCTGGTGCTGGGCCGCTGGGGCAATTATGGCCCTGGAGACTGCTTTGTCCTGGCCTCTGACTACCTCAACGCGCTAGTGCACCTCATTGAGGTTGGCAATGGCCTCGTCACCTTCCAGCTTCGTGGCCTTGAATTCCGGG GCACATACTGCCAGCAGCGTGAGGTAGAGGCCATCACGGAAGGTGTGGAGGAAGATGAGGGCTGCTGTTGCTGTGAGCCTGGTCACCTGCCCCGGGTCCTGTCCTTCAATGCTGCCTTTGGGCAGCGCTGGCTGGCCTGGGAGGTGACAGCCAGCAAGTATGTTCTGGAAGGCTACAGCATCAGTGACAACAATGCAGCCTCCATGCTGCAGGTGTTTGACCTCCGCAAGATCCTCGTCACCTACTATGTCAAG AGCATCATCTACTATGTGAGCCGCTCTCCAAAGCTAGAGACCTGGCTAAACCATGAGGGCATCGCTGCTGCCCTCCGGCCTGTGCGAGCCCTTGGTTACGCAGACTCGGACCCCACCTTCTCACTGAGTGTTGACGAGGACTATGACCTCCGGTTGTCTGGCCTCTCCCTGCCGTCCTTCTGCGCTGTCCACCTCGAGTGGATCCAGTACTGTGCCTCTCGGCGCAGCCAG CCCGTGGACCAGGACTGGAATTCACCATTGGTTACACTGTGCTTTGGCCTGTGTGTACTGGGTCGCCGGGCCCTGGGAACAGCCTCACACAGTATGTCTGCCAG CCTGGAACCCTTCCTCTATGGCCTGCACGCCCTGTTCAAGGGGGACTTTCGCATCACCTCTCCCCGTGACGAGTGGGTCTTTGCTGACATGGATCTGCTTCACCGAGTGGTAGCACCTGGGGTTCGCATGGCCCTCAAGCTTCACCAG GACCATTTCACATCTCCTGATGAGTACGAGGAACCAGCAGCCCTGTATGACGCCATCGCGGCCAATGAGGAGCGGCTAGTCATCTCACATGAGGGGGACCCTGCCTGGCGCAGTGCCATCCTCAGCAACACCCCCTCCCTGCTGGCGCTGCGCCATGTCATGGACGATGCTTCTGATGAGTACAAGATCATCATGCTCAACCGGCGCCACCTCAGCTTCCGAGTCATCAAG GTAAACCGAGAGTGTGTGCGTGGGCTGTGGGCTGGGCAGCAACAAGAGCTGGTGTTCCTGCGCAACCGCAACCCTGAGCGCGGGAGCATCCAGAACGCCAAGCAGGCGCTCCGCAACATGATCAACTCCTCCTGCGACCAGCCACTGGGCTACCCCATCTACGTGTCACCTCTTACCACATCTCTGGCTGGTAGCCACCCCCAACTGCGGGCGCTGTGGGGTGGTCCTGTCAGCCTGGGTGCCATTGCCCGATGGCTCTTGCACAGCTGGGAGAG ACTTCATAAGGGCTGTGGCGCTGGCTGTAATAGCGGAGGGAATGTGGATGACTCGGACTGTGGTGGGGGTGGCGGCCTGACCTCCCTCAGCAATAATCCCCCCTTGGCGCACCCTACGCCTGAAAATACAGCAG GCAGCAGTGAGCAGCCCCTCCCACCAGGTCCTAGTTGGGGACCACGGCCTTCCCTCAGTGGCTCTGGTGATGGCCGGCCCCCTGCTCTGCTGCAGTGGCCTCCCCCTCGGCTCCCTGGCCCACCTCCTGCTTCACCTGCTCCCACTGAGGGTCCCCGGCCCTCAAGACCTCCTGGCCCTGGTCTCCTCAGTTCTGAGGGACCCAGTGGGAAGTGGAGTCTGGGGGGCCGGAAGGGACTGGGAGGATCTGATGGGGAACCAGCCTCAGGGAGCCCCAAAGGAGGCACCCCCAAATCTCAG GCCCCTCTAGACCTCAGCCTCAGCCCTGATGTCAGCTCTGAGGCCTCACCTGCCAGAACCACCCAGGACCTTCCTTGCTTGGACAGCAGTGCTCCTGAGGGTTGCACACCCTCCGGTGCCCCAGGTGACTGGCCTGTCCCTGCTGAGGAACGCGAAAGCCCTGCTGCCCAGCCCTTGCTGGAGCATCAGTACTGA